GGCGGCGCTTCCGTTTTGGGGATTGCGGACGACCGAGGCGGTGCTATAATGTGCGTGTCCTGCGACGCGAACGTTCCGCGAGGCGAGGGCGATGGGTATTGGGTGAAATTGGGGCGATGTAGTGAAGTTTCACGTTTTTCAAGACGGTAAAGCGGTCGAGTCGTTCCTGCCATGCGGCGCCTACCTTTTCGGTACGGACGGGATCAGCGTTCGTCGCACGAAGATCGGTTTCAAGAAAGGGTACGTCGAGTGTGTCCGGCCGAACATGGAAACGGCCGGCCTGGCGTTGTTGTGGCCCATCCAGGGGTTCGGACGAATCCTGCTGCCGACGACGTGTCTGCCCGAGCGGGATCGCCCGTACAACCTGAACGTGGAGATCGTCCGGGCCAAGCTCATGCAGATCACCAATCGGCGCGAGGACTGGTCGTTCTTCGATGAAATCGAGGGGATGGAAGGGGTCTCGCAGCAATCGCAGGATCTGTTCATCGATGCAATTCAGAACATCGGCGACCCGGAGCGCGCCTCCCAACTGGCGGACGAGTCGCTCCGGAAGGCGATGGTGTATTCCGAGAAGCTGGCGGTTCGTCAGGGCAAGTCGCTTTTCGACCGGCGCCGCAAGAGTCATGGTTTCAGCCGGGGCTGTCTCGGCTGTCGGATCGACCCGGCCCTGATGAGCAAATCCGCCTACGTGGATAAGCTGGCGGAGCTGTTCGCCTCGGTGACGGTGCCCGTGAACTGGGCTCGGATCGAGACGCGGCAGGGACACTACGATTTCTCCGACCTGGACGCCTGCATCACGATGTTGAGCCGGCGCAAGGCGGTGCTCAGCGCCGGGCCGCTGCTTCGCTTCTCGAAGGAAAGTCTGCCGGACTGGCTGCTGCAGTCGGGCATGGGATTCGAGAAGATGCGGGAGACGGCGTACCAGTTCGTCTCGAAGGTTGTGGCGCGATACGCCGCCATGGTTCACCGGTGGTACGTCATCAGCGGGCTCAACGCGGTCAACCAGTTCAATTTCAACTTCGAGCAGATCCTCGAGATGACGCGGGCGGCGAACATGGCCGTGCGAGCGGCCGGCAGCCGGGCCGTACGCGTCATCGAGGTCAGTTGCCCGTGGGGCGAGTACTACGCCACCACGCCGGGCAGCATCCCGCCGTTCGTCTACATGGACATGGTCGTCCAGAGCGGGACCAGCTTCGATGCGTTCGGACTGCAGATGCGATTCGGCAAGGACGAGAGCGGGATGCACCTGCGCGACATGATGCAGATCTCATCGATTCTGGACTGTTTCGCTCCGGTGGCCAAGCCGCTGCACATCACGGACGTACAGATCCCCAGCGAGAGCGGCAAAGGGCCGTTCAGTGTGGACGTGGCCGGGCTGTGGCACCGCAAATGGGACCAGGCCCGGCAGGGGCAGTGGTTGGACCGCTTCTACAAGATCGTGCTGAGCAAGCCTTTCGTCGAGGCCGTCAACTACGGCAGTCTCGCCGACGATCCGGCCGAGACGATCCCGCACGGCGGTCTTCTAACCGAGCAGTTGGAGCCCAAGGAGGCGTTTGCGACACTGAAGCGACTTCACGTGTCGATGTTCAAGCGGTAGTCGGGTCTCCGACGGCGATGGCAGCACAGGCGCACCATGACGCCAAACGATGCGACAGCGAGTGAGGGCAAGCGCAGGCAATCCCTTCAGTCCGTGGGACTGCTGGTCTGTTCGTGTCTTTCGATGGTCGCCGGGGCGTGCCTGGCCGTGAGGGTTCTTGGCGATGATGCCATCGACGTGGCTTGCGCGCCCGAGAGGGTGAATCCCAACGTCGCCCCCGTCGGCAGTCTGGTTCGACTGCCCGGCATCGGACTGACACGCGCCCATGCGATCGTGGCCTATCGCGACTCCGTACGCCGCGAAGCCGCCGGTCGTGTCGCGTTCCGTCGCCATGACGATCTCCAGCGGATCAAGGGCATCGGCCCCAAGACGGTGGCCGACATTGCCTGTTGGCTTGAATGCGACGGCCTCGGGCCCGATGGGTTCGCGGCGTCGGGCGGTGGAGCGCCACATCCACTTGCATCCGGTCCCACCGATTCGCCCATCCAGGATGTCGCGAACGGCCGACGGGATTGACGCCGCGTTGCGATTTGTGCTACAATGCCGTTGTTGAGCCCCCCGGCGATGTCCGGGAGGGCGGCGTCGCCGAGGAAAAGCGGTGTCAAAGCAGACTTCGAATGGGAGGACGAAGGTGGATGCATCCATCAGGGCACTTGGCATTGTCGCGGTGATTCTCTGCGCGGCGGGGGGCATGGGTGCGAGATGCTCTGCCGGGAATGGCGTTTCCGTGGTCCTCAATGAGTTGCAGGCCTCGAACGTCCAGACCGTCAAGGATCCCCAGGGCGAATACGAGGACTGGATCGAGTTGCACAACCCGACCGGTGCGGCGATCGACGTCGGCGGCCTGTATCTGACGGACGACGCCGGCGATCCCACCAGGTGGCAGATCCCGACGGGGAGCCCGTCGCTGACACGAATTCCGGCCGGCGGGTATCTCGTGATCTGGGCCGACGGTGATACGGCCGATGCGGGTCTGCACGCCAATTTCCAGCTCAGTGCCGCAGGGGAAGGGGTCTATCTGTATGCGGCCGATGGGACGACCCTTCTCGACGGCGTCGAATTCGGTCCTCTGTTTCCTGACATCTCGTACGGCCGCGTTCCCGATGGCACGGGCGATTGGCGTTCTCTCGCCTTTCCTACACCCGGATCGCAGAATGTCGCGGTGTACGAGGGGTTTGTGGCCGTGCCGCGATTCAGTCACGAACGCGGCCTCTACGATGGGCCGTTCGAATTGAGTCTTACGTGCGAGACGCCCGGAGCGACGATCTACTATACGTTGGATGGCCGCGATCCCGCCGAGGATTCCGGCCGGGGCCCTGCGGGGACGCCGTACACCGGTCCTTTGTTCATCTTCGGCACCACGCGTATCCGAGTCTGCGCCGCCAAGGACGGGTGGAGAACGAGCGAGACGACGACACAGACCTACATCTTCCTCAGCAACGTCGTGACGCAGGGCCGGTTCCCGTCCGGTTTTCCCACAACCTGGGGCGGGACCTCCGCCGACTACGAGATGGACCCGCGCGTCGTGAACGATCCTCAGTACAAGGACCGGCTGAGCGAATCGCTCTTGTCGCTTCCCGCGATGTCCCTGGTGACAACCAACGACGACATGTTCGGTTCGCAGAGGGGCATCTACGCCAACCCAGGGAGGGACGGGGTGCAGTGGGAACGACCCGCTTCGGTCGAGCTGATCTATCCCGACGGCCGCAAGGGCTTTCAGGTCAACTGCGGTGTTCGCATCCAGGGCGGATACTTCCGCACGCCAAGCGCATCATCCAAGAAGTCGTTTCGTCTGCTGTTCAAGGGCATCTACGGGGCCACCAAGCTGCGCTATCCCCTGTTCGGTGACGGCGCTGCCGATGAGTTCGACACGATCACCCTCCGCGCCGGCGCCAACGACGGCTACACCTGGAGCGGTAACGAACGGTACGCCCAATTCACGCGGGACCAGTTTGCCCGCGATCTCCAGAGAGGCGCCGGGCACGCCGGCTCGCACGGCCTGTTCGTTCATCTCTATGTCAACGGTCTGTACTGGGGACTCTACAATCCCTGCGAGCGGCCGGACGCTTCCTTTTCGGCCAGCTACTACGGCGGCGACAAGGAAGAATGGGACGCGTTCAAACACAAGGGATTCGCCCTCAACGACGGCAATCGCACGGCCCTGAACGAGATGACGAGCCTCAGCCAGCAGGCCGGCGGTTCGCTAGCGGCCTACCAACGGCTCCAGGGCCGCAATCCCGACGGCAGCGAGAACCCGGACTATGCCCATCTGTTGGATGTCGCCAATTACATCGATTACATGATCGTGAACCTGTGGGCGGGCAATTGGGATTGGCCGTGGAACAACTACTGGCTGGCCCGACGGCGCGGCCCGGACAGCAGCGGATTTAAGTTCTACTGCTGGGACGCCGAGGACATCATGCTCAGCTCCCGCTCGCCGCTGACCATCAACAGGCTGAGTGACTACAGCGACGTCGGGCGATTCCACGGCACGCTGCGACAGAACCCGGAATACCGATTGACCTTCGCCGATCACGTGCACCGGCACTTCTTCAACGGCGGGCTCCTGGCCCCCGACTCGCTGGTCGAGCGATACCAGGATCTGGCCGGCTCGATCGAATCGGCTGTCATTGCCGAGTTGGCGCGGTGGGGCGATCAGCAT
The DNA window shown above is from Anaerobaca lacustris and carries:
- a CDS encoding endo-1,4-beta-xylanase; protein product: MKFHVFQDGKAVESFLPCGAYLFGTDGISVRRTKIGFKKGYVECVRPNMETAGLALLWPIQGFGRILLPTTCLPERDRPYNLNVEIVRAKLMQITNRREDWSFFDEIEGMEGVSQQSQDLFIDAIQNIGDPERASQLADESLRKAMVYSEKLAVRQGKSLFDRRRKSHGFSRGCLGCRIDPALMSKSAYVDKLAELFASVTVPVNWARIETRQGHYDFSDLDACITMLSRRKAVLSAGPLLRFSKESLPDWLLQSGMGFEKMRETAYQFVSKVVARYAAMVHRWYVISGLNAVNQFNFNFEQILEMTRAANMAVRAAGSRAVRVIEVSCPWGEYYATTPGSIPPFVYMDMVVQSGTSFDAFGLQMRFGKDESGMHLRDMMQISSILDCFAPVAKPLHITDVQIPSESGKGPFSVDVAGLWHRKWDQARQGQWLDRFYKIVLSKPFVEAVNYGSLADDPAETIPHGGLLTEQLEPKEAFATLKRLHVSMFKR
- a CDS encoding ComEA family DNA-binding protein, with the translated sequence MTPNDATASEGKRRQSLQSVGLLVCSCLSMVAGACLAVRVLGDDAIDVACAPERVNPNVAPVGSLVRLPGIGLTRAHAIVAYRDSVRREAAGRVAFRRHDDLQRIKGIGPKTVADIACWLECDGLGPDGFAASGGGAPHPLASGPTDSPIQDVANGRRD